From the Burkholderia glumae LMG 2196 = ATCC 33617 genome, one window contains:
- a CDS encoding ethanolamine ammonia-lyase subunit EutB, with translation MAHTETIGARTYRFADLKTLLARASPLRSGDQLAGLAAASEEERVAAKMALANVPLKAFLNEALIPYERDEVTRLIVDTHDAGAFAELAHLTVGEFRNWLLSPAADGAALERVAPGLTPEMVAAVSKLMRNQDLIAAARKRRVVTRFRNTVGLPGRLSVRLQPNHPTDDVKGIAASMLDGLMYGSGDAMIGINPATDSLAAITKLLAMIDAFRERYRVPTQSCVLTHVTNTIAAIEKGAPVDLVFQSIAGTEQANASFGITLALLDEAHQAARSLGRGTVGDNLMYFETGQGSALSANAHHGVDQQTCEVRAYAVARRFRPFLVNTVVGFIGPEYLYDGKQIIRAGLEDHFCGKLLGVPMGCDICYTNHAEADQDDMDTLLTLLGAAGINFIMGIPGADDVMLNYQSTSFHDALYVREVLGLRRAPEFEEWLETMEIADAKGALLPASPRTPLLAGADGWMGLGA, from the coding sequence ATGGCCCATACCGAGACGATCGGCGCGCGGACCTACCGCTTCGCGGACCTGAAGACGCTGCTCGCGCGCGCCAGCCCGCTGCGCTCGGGCGACCAGCTGGCCGGGCTCGCCGCGGCCAGCGAGGAGGAGCGCGTGGCCGCCAAGATGGCGCTCGCGAACGTGCCGCTCAAGGCGTTCCTGAACGAGGCGCTGATTCCCTACGAGCGCGACGAGGTCACGCGGCTGATCGTCGACACGCATGATGCGGGCGCGTTCGCCGAACTCGCGCACCTGACGGTGGGCGAGTTCCGCAACTGGCTGCTGTCGCCGGCCGCCGACGGCGCCGCGCTGGAGCGCGTGGCGCCCGGCCTGACGCCCGAGATGGTGGCGGCCGTCTCGAAGCTGATGCGCAACCAGGACCTGATCGCGGCGGCCCGCAAGCGCCGCGTGGTCACGCGCTTTCGCAACACCGTGGGGCTGCCGGGGCGCCTGTCGGTGCGGCTGCAGCCGAACCATCCGACCGACGACGTGAAGGGCATCGCCGCCTCGATGCTCGACGGCCTGATGTACGGCTCGGGCGACGCGATGATCGGCATCAATCCCGCCACCGACAGCCTCGCCGCGATCACGAAGCTGCTCGCGATGATCGACGCGTTCCGCGAGCGCTACCGGGTGCCGACCCAGTCCTGCGTGCTGACCCACGTCACCAACACGATCGCGGCGATCGAGAAAGGCGCGCCGGTGGACCTGGTGTTCCAGTCGATCGCCGGCACCGAGCAGGCCAACGCGAGCTTCGGCATCACGCTCGCGCTGCTCGACGAGGCGCACCAGGCCGCGCGCTCGCTCGGGCGCGGCACCGTCGGCGACAACCTGATGTACTTCGAGACGGGCCAGGGCAGCGCGCTGTCGGCCAACGCCCATCACGGCGTGGACCAGCAGACCTGCGAGGTGCGCGCCTACGCGGTGGCGCGCCGGTTCCGGCCGTTCCTCGTCAACACGGTGGTCGGCTTCATCGGCCCCGAGTACCTGTACGACGGCAAGCAGATCATCCGCGCCGGGCTCGAGGATCACTTCTGCGGCAAGCTGCTCGGCGTGCCGATGGGCTGCGACATCTGCTATACGAACCACGCCGAGGCCGACCAGGACGACATGGACACGCTGCTGACGCTGCTCGGCGCGGCCGGCATCAACTTCATCATGGGCATCCCCGGCGCCGACGACGTGATGCTGAACTACCAGAGCACCTCGTTCCACGACGCGCTCTACGTGCGCGAGGTGCTCGGGCTGCGGCGCGCGCCCGAGTTCGAGGAGTGGCTGGAGACGATGGAGATCGCCGACGCGAAGGGCGCGCTGCTGCCGGCCTCGCCGCGCACGCCGCTGCTGGCCGGCGCCGATGGGTGGATGGGGCTCGGCGCATGA
- the eat gene encoding ethanolamine permease, with protein sequence MHAESNGRPAAGGAPGPALKQTLGTWQLWGIAVGLVISGEYFGWSYGWASAGTLGFVVTALFIAAMYTTFIFSFTELTTSIPHAGGPFAYARRAFGPAGGYLAGVATLVEFVFAPPAIALAIGAYLHVQFPSLEPKHAAMGAYLVFMALNIVGVQIAATFELIVTLLAIFELLVFMGVVSPGFSWDHFAKGGWGGADHFSPGALHGMFAAIPFAIWFFLAIEGVAMAAEEAKHPRRSIPIAYVAGILTLVVLAVGVMVFAGGAGDWTKLANINDPLPQAMKYIVGEHSGWMHMLVWLGLFGLVASFHGIILGYSRQIFALAREGYLPEWLAKVHPRFRTPYRAILAGGVVGIAAIYSDELIQFGGQTLTANIVTMSVFGAIVMYIVSMAALFKLRRSQPAMARPFRAPLYPLFPAFALAAALVCLATMVYFNALVALVFLVFVALGYGYFIATRSQRAAAPAEALLKE encoded by the coding sequence ATGCACGCAGAGTCGAACGGCCGTCCCGCAGCGGGCGGCGCGCCGGGGCCGGCGCTGAAACAGACCCTCGGCACCTGGCAGCTGTGGGGGATCGCGGTCGGCCTGGTGATCTCGGGCGAATATTTCGGCTGGAGCTACGGCTGGGCCAGCGCCGGCACGCTCGGCTTCGTGGTCACGGCGCTGTTCATCGCGGCGATGTACACCACCTTCATCTTCAGCTTCACCGAGCTGACCACCTCGATCCCGCACGCGGGCGGCCCGTTCGCCTACGCGCGCCGCGCGTTCGGCCCGGCGGGCGGCTATCTGGCCGGCGTCGCCACGCTGGTGGAGTTCGTGTTCGCACCGCCCGCGATCGCGCTCGCGATCGGTGCCTACCTGCACGTGCAGTTCCCGTCGCTGGAGCCCAAGCACGCGGCGATGGGCGCCTATCTCGTGTTCATGGCGCTCAACATCGTCGGTGTGCAGATCGCCGCCACCTTCGAGCTGATCGTCACGCTGCTGGCGATCTTCGAGCTGCTGGTGTTCATGGGCGTGGTGTCGCCGGGCTTCTCGTGGGACCACTTCGCCAAGGGCGGCTGGGGCGGTGCCGATCATTTCTCGCCCGGCGCGCTCCACGGCATGTTCGCGGCGATCCCGTTCGCGATCTGGTTCTTCCTCGCGATCGAGGGCGTGGCGATGGCCGCCGAGGAGGCGAAGCATCCCAGGCGCTCGATCCCGATCGCCTACGTGGCCGGCATCCTCACGCTGGTGGTGCTGGCCGTGGGCGTGATGGTGTTCGCGGGCGGCGCGGGCGACTGGACCAAGCTCGCCAACATCAACGATCCGCTGCCGCAGGCGATGAAATACATCGTCGGCGAGCACAGCGGCTGGATGCACATGCTGGTCTGGCTCGGCCTGTTCGGCCTGGTCGCGTCGTTTCACGGCATCATCCTCGGCTATTCGCGCCAGATCTTCGCGCTGGCGCGCGAGGGCTACCTGCCCGAATGGCTCGCCAAGGTCCACCCGCGCTTTCGCACCCCGTATCGCGCGATCCTGGCGGGCGGCGTGGTCGGCATCGCGGCGATCTACAGCGACGAGCTGATCCAGTTCGGCGGCCAGACCCTGACCGCGAACATCGTGACGATGTCGGTGTTCGGCGCTATCGTGATGTATATCGTCAGCATGGCCGCGCTGTTCAAGCTGCGCCGCAGCCAGCCGGCGATGGCGCGGCCGTTCCGTGCGCCGCTCTATCCGCTGTTTCCGGCGTTCGCGCTGGCCGCCGCGCTGGTGTGCCTGGCCACCATGGTCTATTTCAACGCGCTGGTCGCGCTGGTGTTCCTGGTGTTCGTCGCGCTCGGCTACGGCTACTTCATCGCGACGCGCTCGCAGCGCGCGGCCGCGCCGGCCGAGGCGCTGCTCAAGGAATGA
- a CDS encoding thiamine pyrophosphate-binding protein — MSIVPESAVPAASASVTGARLLVEALLANRVERVFCVPGESFLAVLDALADETERIGTVVCRHEAAAAHMAEAVGKLTGRPGIALVTRGPGATHASIGVHTAFQDSTPMILLVGQCARGHLDREAFQEIDYRRMFGELAKWVAQIDDARRIPEYLSHAFHLATSGRPGPVVLALPEDVLSEPCAPQPAPPAAKRIAAAPSEAQLAELRERLARAERPMVIAGGSGWSVDACADLRRFAEAWQLPVACAFRYQDCFDNEHPLYAGDVGLGINPALARRIHAADLLLVLGPRLGEATTGGYVLLEIPKTRQTLVHVHQGADELGRVYAADLPIVSGMPEIASRLAALAPPERLPWAGSAAEAHAACLAWRRPLPMPGRVQLGEIIQQLRERLPHDAIVTNGAGNYAIWLHRHYAYRQFRSQLAPTSGAMGYGVPAALAAKSLYPQRVAVALAGDGCFMMAGNELATAMQYGLAIVVIVVNNGHFGTIRMHQERHYPHRVHGTALTNPDFAAYARAFGAHGETVVETAGFLPALERALASGLPALIEIRVPQEACTPAATLEQIREQGRRARGEAP; from the coding sequence ATGTCGATCGTCCCGGAGTCCGCCGTCCCCGCCGCCAGCGCCAGCGTCACCGGCGCCCGCCTGCTCGTCGAGGCCCTGCTCGCGAACCGCGTCGAGCGCGTGTTCTGCGTACCCGGCGAGAGCTTTCTCGCCGTGCTCGACGCGCTGGCCGACGAAACCGAACGGATCGGCACCGTCGTCTGCCGCCACGAGGCCGCCGCCGCGCACATGGCCGAGGCGGTCGGCAAGCTGACCGGCCGGCCCGGCATCGCGCTCGTCACGCGCGGCCCCGGCGCCACCCACGCGTCGATCGGCGTCCACACCGCGTTCCAGGATTCCACGCCGATGATCCTGCTGGTCGGCCAGTGCGCGCGCGGGCATCTCGACCGCGAGGCGTTCCAGGAGATCGACTACCGCCGCATGTTCGGCGAACTCGCCAAGTGGGTCGCGCAGATCGACGACGCGCGCCGCATCCCCGAATATCTGAGCCATGCGTTCCACCTCGCCACTTCGGGCCGGCCCGGCCCGGTGGTGCTCGCGCTGCCCGAGGACGTGCTGTCCGAGCCCTGCGCGCCGCAGCCGGCGCCGCCGGCGGCCAAGCGGATCGCCGCCGCACCGTCCGAGGCGCAGCTCGCCGAGCTGCGCGAGCGGCTCGCGCGCGCCGAGCGGCCGATGGTGATCGCGGGCGGCAGCGGCTGGAGCGTGGACGCCTGCGCCGACCTGCGCCGCTTCGCCGAGGCCTGGCAGCTGCCGGTGGCCTGCGCGTTCCGCTATCAGGACTGCTTCGACAACGAGCATCCGCTCTACGCCGGCGACGTCGGGCTCGGCATCAACCCCGCGCTCGCGCGGCGCATCCACGCGGCGGACCTGCTGCTCGTGCTCGGCCCCCGGCTCGGCGAAGCCACCACCGGCGGCTACGTGCTGCTGGAGATCCCGAAGACGCGGCAGACGCTGGTCCACGTTCACCAGGGCGCCGACGAACTGGGGCGCGTCTACGCCGCCGACCTGCCGATCGTCTCGGGCATGCCCGAAATCGCGTCCCGGCTGGCCGCGCTCGCCCCGCCCGAGCGGCTGCCGTGGGCCGGCAGCGCGGCCGAGGCGCACGCGGCCTGCCTCGCGTGGCGCCGGCCGCTGCCGATGCCGGGCCGCGTCCAGCTCGGCGAGATCATCCAGCAGCTGCGCGAGCGGCTGCCGCACGACGCGATCGTCACCAACGGCGCCGGCAATTACGCGATCTGGCTGCACCGCCACTACGCCTACCGGCAGTTCCGCTCGCAGCTCGCCCCCACCAGCGGCGCGATGGGCTACGGGGTGCCGGCCGCGCTCGCCGCGAAATCGCTCTATCCGCAGCGCGTGGCCGTGGCGCTGGCCGGCGACGGCTGCTTCATGATGGCCGGCAACGAACTCGCCACCGCGATGCAGTACGGGCTCGCGATCGTCGTGATCGTCGTCAACAACGGCCATTTCGGCACGATCCGCATGCATCAGGAGCGTCATTACCCGCACCGCGTCCACGGCACCGCACTGACCAATCCCGATTTCGCCGCCTACGCACGCGCGTTCGGCGCGCACGGCGAGACCGTGGTCGAGACCGCCGGCTTCCTGCCGGCGCTCGAGCGCGCGCTGGCGAGCGGGCTGCCCGCGCTGATCGAGATCCGGGTCCCGCAGGAGGCCTGCACGCCGGCCGCGACGCTCGAGCAGATCCGCGAACAGGGGCGGCGCGCGCGCGGCGAGGCGCCGTGA
- the eutC gene encoding ethanolamine ammonia-lyase subunit EutC: MTDPVEKDPWGALKSFTNARIALGRAGSSLPTAPLLAFNLSHAQARDAVHQPLDADRLRGELEAAGFATLAADSAAPDRQHYLRRPDLGRRLSEPSRAALAAAGAAGAPDLVFVVGDGLSAFAAAKQALPLLNAVRGRLEADGWTLGPVVVARQARVALGDEIGELLRARFVAMLIGERPGLSSPDSLGVYLTHAPRVGCHDAQRNCISNVRPEGLPHAAAAHKLHYLLTQARRLGLTGVGLKDDSDALLPGSPERERIDRR; the protein is encoded by the coding sequence ATGACGGACCCGGTCGAGAAGGACCCGTGGGGCGCGCTGAAGTCGTTCACGAACGCGCGCATCGCGCTCGGCCGCGCGGGCAGCAGCCTGCCCACCGCGCCGCTGCTCGCGTTCAACCTCTCGCACGCGCAGGCGCGCGACGCCGTGCACCAGCCGCTCGACGCCGACCGGCTGCGCGGCGAACTCGAGGCGGCCGGCTTCGCGACGCTGGCGGCCGACAGCGCCGCGCCCGATCGCCAGCACTACCTGCGGCGGCCCGACCTCGGCCGGCGCCTGTCGGAGCCGAGCCGCGCGGCGCTGGCGGCCGCCGGCGCGGCGGGCGCGCCCGACCTGGTGTTCGTGGTCGGCGACGGATTGTCGGCGTTCGCGGCCGCGAAGCAGGCGCTGCCGCTGCTGAACGCGGTGCGCGGGCGGCTCGAGGCCGACGGCTGGACGCTCGGCCCGGTGGTGGTGGCGCGCCAGGCGCGCGTCGCGCTCGGCGACGAGATCGGCGAGCTGCTGCGCGCGCGCTTCGTGGCGATGCTGATCGGCGAGCGGCCGGGGCTCAGTTCGCCCGACAGCCTCGGCGTGTATCTGACTCACGCGCCGCGGGTGGGCTGCCACGACGCGCAGCGCAATTGCATCTCGAACGTGCGGCCCGAGGGGCTGCCGCATGCGGCAGCCGCGCACAAGCTGCACTATCTGCTGACGCAGGCGCGGCGGCTCGGGCTGACGGGCGTGGGGCTCAAGGACGACAGCGACGCGCTGCTGCCGGGAAGTCCGGAGCGGGAGCGGATCGACCGGCGGTGA
- a CDS encoding L-serine ammonia-lyase, with protein MAVSVFDLFKIGIGPSSSHTVGPMRAALMFVQGLERDELLERTATVKVDLYGSLGATGKGHGTDRGVMLGLMGDAPDTVDPDTIDARLAEVRDTRKLALLGRHPVPFVLKEQIGFYRQALPEHPNAMTLRARDAAGAPLRETTYLSVGGGFVVTAGAPNTKVLSAAEQMPYPFRTSAELLALTASTGKSIAQLMWDNERAWHDEAATRAGLLKIWEVMQSCVSRGCGIGNPDAHGTLPGPFQVKRRAPQLYRTLTGNPELALRDPLSMIDWINLYAIAVNEENAAGGRVVTAPTNGAAGIIPAVLHYYMRFTPGANEQGVIDFLMTAAAIGILYKLNASISGAEVGCQGEVGVACSMAAGALAAVLGGTPRQVENAAEIGMEHNLGLTCDPVGGMVQIPCIERNAMASVKAVNAARMALRGDGSHYVSLDSVIKTMRETGADMKTKYKETSRGGLAVNIVEC; from the coding sequence ATGGCAGTCAGCGTGTTCGATCTTTTCAAAATCGGGATTGGCCCGTCCAGCTCGCACACGGTGGGACCGATGCGCGCCGCGCTGATGTTCGTCCAGGGCCTCGAGCGCGACGAGCTGCTCGAGCGCACCGCCACCGTGAAGGTCGACCTGTACGGCTCGCTCGGCGCGACCGGCAAGGGCCACGGCACCGACCGCGGCGTGATGCTGGGACTGATGGGCGACGCGCCCGATACGGTCGACCCCGACACCATCGACGCGCGGCTCGCCGAGGTGCGCGACACGCGCAAGCTCGCGCTGCTGGGCCGCCATCCGGTGCCGTTCGTGCTCAAGGAGCAGATCGGCTTCTACCGGCAGGCGCTGCCCGAGCATCCGAACGCGATGACGCTGCGCGCGCGCGACGCGGCCGGCGCGCCGCTGCGCGAGACCACCTACCTGTCGGTGGGCGGCGGCTTCGTGGTGACGGCCGGCGCGCCGAACACCAAGGTGCTGAGCGCGGCCGAGCAGATGCCCTACCCGTTTCGCACCAGCGCCGAGCTGCTCGCGCTGACCGCCAGCACCGGCAAGTCGATCGCGCAGCTGATGTGGGACAACGAGCGCGCCTGGCACGACGAGGCCGCCACGCGCGCCGGCCTGCTGAAGATCTGGGAGGTGATGCAGTCGTGCGTGTCGCGCGGCTGCGGGATCGGCAACCCCGACGCGCACGGCACGCTGCCCGGCCCGTTCCAGGTCAAGCGCCGCGCGCCGCAGCTGTATCGCACGCTGACGGGCAATCCCGAGCTGGCGCTGCGCGACCCGCTCTCGATGATCGACTGGATCAACCTCTACGCGATCGCCGTGAACGAGGAAAACGCCGCCGGCGGCCGGGTGGTGACGGCGCCCACCAACGGCGCGGCCGGCATCATCCCCGCCGTGCTGCACTACTACATGCGCTTCACGCCCGGCGCGAACGAGCAGGGCGTGATCGACTTCCTGATGACGGCCGCCGCGATCGGCATCCTCTACAAGCTCAACGCGTCGATCTCGGGCGCCGAGGTGGGCTGCCAGGGCGAGGTGGGGGTGGCCTGCTCGATGGCCGCCGGCGCGCTGGCCGCCGTGCTGGGCGGCACGCCGCGCCAGGTCGAGAACGCCGCCGAGATCGGCATGGAACACAACCTCGGGCTGACTTGCGACCCGGTGGGCGGGATGGTGCAGATCCCCTGCATCGAGCGCAACGCGATGGCCTCGGTGAAGGCCGTCAACGCCGCGCGCATGGCGCTGCGCGGCGACGGCAGCCACTACGTGTCGCTCGACTCGGTGATCAAGACCATGCGCGAGACGGGCGCCGACATGAAGACGAAGTACAAGGAAACCTCGCGCGGCGGGCTCGCGGTGAACATCGTCGAGTGCTGA
- a CDS encoding glycosyltransferase family 9 protein → MQSNAPAGPAAPSLPDALRHPGTLLNPERLLVAPYDLELAGHAPAGHVAASQADAGILNAAERPFRLDYARLEEIHVINGMGVALGDSIIGLTALAALRAAHPALRIVLYRPARLAAHVEALYRLAGGEPAAPRTLPWPLDALPRAATRIDVGNQLYRPAFAALPMIDYFLDALGADPGSIPAAAKRNRWLARLPLPALPPGWRRRPYALLCANASTPLRSIPAAERAALVARIARRYGLPVAGFGPVEHRDYTDVSALSPDTAAYLAWVRDARLLVGADSSAIHVADGFGVPTLACFTSIAPELRVRDYPHCVAARLEVPAALRDRHASDEPAHLAAVAAAYRAFDWDAVAWPRARD, encoded by the coding sequence ATGCAATCCAACGCGCCCGCCGGCCCAGCCGCGCCGAGCCTGCCCGACGCGCTGCGCCACCCCGGCACGCTGCTCAACCCCGAGCGCCTGCTCGTCGCGCCCTACGACCTGGAACTGGCGGGCCATGCGCCGGCCGGCCACGTCGCGGCCAGCCAGGCCGACGCCGGCATCCTCAACGCGGCCGAACGGCCGTTCCGGCTCGACTATGCTCGGCTCGAGGAAATCCACGTGATCAACGGCATGGGCGTCGCGCTCGGCGATTCGATCATCGGGTTGACCGCGCTGGCCGCGTTGCGCGCCGCGCATCCGGCGCTGCGCATCGTGCTGTACCGGCCGGCGCGTCTGGCGGCCCACGTCGAGGCGCTGTACCGGCTCGCCGGCGGCGAGCCCGCGGCGCCGCGCACGCTGCCCTGGCCGCTCGACGCGCTGCCGCGGGCGGCCACGCGCATCGACGTCGGCAACCAGCTCTATCGGCCCGCGTTCGCGGCGCTGCCGATGATCGACTACTTCCTCGACGCGCTCGGCGCCGATCCGGGCTCGATCCCGGCCGCCGCCAAGCGCAACCGGTGGCTCGCGCGGCTGCCCCTGCCCGCGCTGCCGCCGGGCTGGCGCCGGCGGCCCTACGCGCTGCTGTGCGCCAACGCGAGCACGCCGCTGCGCAGCATCCCGGCGGCCGAACGCGCCGCGCTCGTGGCGCGCATCGCACGGCGCTACGGGCTGCCGGTGGCCGGCTTCGGCCCGGTCGAGCATCGCGACTACACCGACGTGTCCGCGCTGTCGCCCGACACCGCCGCCTATCTCGCCTGGGTCCGCGACGCGCGCCTGCTGGTCGGCGCCGACAGCTCGGCGATCCATGTCGCCGACGGCTTCGGGGTGCCCACGCTGGCCTGCTTCACGAGCATCGCGCCCGAGCTGCGCGTGCGCGACTATCCGCACTGCGTGGCGGCCCGCCTCGAGGTGCCTGCCGCCCTGCGCGACCGGCACGCGAGCGACGAGCCGGCCCACCTCGCCGCCGTGGCGGCGGCCTATCGCGCCTTCGACTGGGACGCGGTCGCGTGGCCGCGGGCGCGCGACTGA
- a CDS encoding helix-turn-helix domain-containing protein has product MNAASGASRAPGGGAVPEAEDTAEDTRRAAGGADAPAGRAVVSVAHDADEQARNLVGWRQTYDQLAAGRFVGTLTELPLDTMKLFRETTSHTLRQACEVRGDAYWFGIPAVPDGGARIDAQPIAADGFACRPGNLGFELLTPAAFSIYGVVVRGDVLRRYAEQVEHAGLDDRLPRQPMIHVGAERLARLRALLAASLDGAAGPRAALSGCERHALQAAVLAALFDICAGPDAARQAAPDAIAPARRRRIVAQARDYVLAHRGRAVGVPELCEQLHVSRRTLQNCFQDVLGMAPATYLRAVRLNGARRDLCGRAAGSVQDVAAAWGFWHLSQFANDYRRMFGMRPSEALRDSAG; this is encoded by the coding sequence ATGAACGCAGCGAGCGGAGCGAGCCGGGCGCCGGGCGGCGGCGCCGTGCCGGAAGCCGAAGACACGGCCGAAGACACGCGGCGCGCCGCCGGCGGCGCCGACGCGCCGGCCGGACGCGCGGTGGTCAGCGTCGCGCACGACGCCGACGAGCAGGCGCGCAACCTGGTGGGCTGGCGCCAGACCTACGATCAGCTCGCGGCCGGGCGCTTCGTCGGCACGCTGACCGAACTGCCGCTCGACACCATGAAGCTGTTTCGCGAAACCACCAGCCATACGCTGCGGCAGGCCTGCGAAGTGCGCGGCGACGCTTACTGGTTCGGCATTCCCGCGGTGCCGGACGGCGGTGCGCGGATCGATGCGCAGCCGATCGCGGCCGACGGCTTCGCCTGCCGGCCGGGCAACCTCGGGTTCGAACTGCTGACGCCGGCCGCGTTCTCGATCTACGGCGTGGTGGTGCGCGGCGACGTGCTGCGCCGCTATGCCGAGCAGGTCGAGCACGCCGGCCTGGACGACCGGCTGCCGCGCCAGCCGATGATCCATGTGGGCGCGGAGCGGCTCGCGCGGCTGCGTGCGCTGCTGGCCGCCTCGCTGGACGGCGCGGCCGGCCCGCGCGCGGCGCTGTCCGGCTGCGAGCGGCACGCCCTGCAGGCGGCCGTGCTGGCGGCGCTGTTCGACATCTGCGCGGGGCCGGACGCGGCGCGGCAGGCGGCCCCGGACGCGATCGCGCCGGCGCGGCGGCGCCGCATCGTCGCGCAGGCGCGCGACTACGTGCTCGCGCATCGCGGCCGCGCGGTGGGCGTGCCGGAACTCTGCGAGCAGCTGCACGTGAGCCGCCGCACGCTGCAGAACTGCTTTCAGGACGTGCTCGGGATGGCGCCCGCCACCTACCTGCGCGCCGTGCGGCTGAACGGAGCGCGGCGCGACCTGTGCGGCCGCGCGGCCGGCTCGGTGCAGGACGTGGCCGCCGCCTGGGGATTCTGGCACCTGAGCCAGTTCGCGAACGACTACCGGCGCATGTTCGGGATGCGGCCGTCCGAGGCGCTGCGCGATTCGGCGGGTTGA
- the adh gene encoding aldehyde dehydrogenase, which produces MNHAEMQHLNIEFPYRKQYGNFIGGKWVPPVGGDYFDNVSPVTGKPFTSIPRSQAADIELALDAAHAARAAWGATPAADRAGILLKIADRMEANLARLAVAETIDNGKPLRETTAADIPLAIDHFRYFAGCVRAQEGSIADIGGDLVAYHFHEPLGVVGQIIPWNFPILMATWKLAPALAAGNCVVLKPAEQTPASILVWAELIQDLLPPGVLNIVNGFGLEAGKPLASSKRIAKVAFTGETSTGRLIAGYASANLIPVTLELGGKSPNIFFADVMDRDDSYFDKALEGFAMFALNQGEVCTCPSRALVEESIYERFIERAVQRVEKIRQGHPLDAQTMIGAQASEEQMEKILSYIEIGRQEGAECLTGGARNTMTGELASGFYVKPTVFRGHNKMRIFQEEIFGPVLSVTTFKNEAEALEIANDTPYGLGAGLWTRDGNRAYHFGRNIQAGRVWTNCYHAYPAHAAFGGYKQSGIGRETHKMMLDHYQQTKNLLVSYSDKPAGLF; this is translated from the coding sequence ATGAATCACGCCGAGATGCAACACCTGAACATCGAATTCCCGTACCGCAAGCAGTACGGGAATTTCATCGGGGGCAAATGGGTGCCGCCGGTCGGCGGCGACTATTTCGACAACGTCTCGCCCGTCACGGGCAAGCCGTTCACGTCGATCCCGCGCTCGCAGGCAGCCGACATCGAGCTCGCGCTCGACGCGGCGCACGCGGCGCGCGCCGCCTGGGGCGCGACCCCGGCGGCCGACCGCGCGGGCATCCTGCTCAAGATCGCCGACCGCATGGAGGCGAACCTGGCACGCCTCGCGGTGGCCGAGACGATCGACAACGGCAAGCCGCTGCGCGAGACCACCGCGGCCGACATCCCGCTCGCCATCGACCATTTCCGCTATTTCGCGGGCTGCGTGCGCGCGCAGGAAGGTTCGATCGCCGACATCGGCGGCGACCTGGTGGCCTACCACTTCCATGAGCCGCTCGGCGTGGTCGGCCAGATCATTCCGTGGAACTTCCCGATCCTGATGGCCACCTGGAAGCTCGCTCCGGCGCTCGCGGCCGGCAACTGCGTGGTGCTGAAGCCGGCCGAGCAGACCCCGGCCTCGATCCTGGTGTGGGCCGAGCTGATCCAGGACCTGCTGCCGCCCGGCGTGCTCAACATCGTCAACGGCTTCGGGCTCGAGGCCGGCAAGCCGCTCGCCTCCAGCAAGCGGATCGCCAAGGTCGCGTTCACCGGCGAGACCTCCACCGGCCGCCTGATCGCCGGCTACGCGAGCGCGAACCTGATCCCGGTCACGCTCGAACTCGGCGGCAAGAGCCCGAACATCTTCTTCGCCGACGTGATGGACCGCGACGACAGCTACTTCGACAAGGCGCTCGAGGGCTTTGCGATGTTCGCGCTGAACCAGGGCGAGGTCTGCACCTGCCCGTCGCGCGCGCTGGTCGAGGAAAGCATCTACGAGCGCTTCATCGAGCGCGCCGTGCAGCGCGTCGAAAAGATCCGCCAGGGCCATCCGCTCGACGCGCAGACCATGATCGGCGCGCAGGCCTCCGAGGAGCAGATGGAGAAGATCCTGTCGTACATCGAGATCGGCCGCCAGGAAGGCGCCGAATGCCTGACGGGCGGCGCGCGCAACACCATGACGGGCGAACTGGCGAGCGGCTTCTACGTGAAGCCGACCGTGTTCCGCGGCCACAACAAGATGCGCATCTTCCAGGAGGAGATCTTCGGGCCGGTGCTGTCGGTGACCACCTTCAAGAACGAGGCCGAGGCGCTCGAGATCGCCAACGACACGCCCTACGGCCTGGGCGCCGGCCTCTGGACCCGCGACGGCAACCGCGCCTATCACTTCGGCCGCAACATCCAGGCCGGGCGCGTCTGGACCAACTGCTACCACGCCTATCCGGCGCACGCGGCGTTCGGCGGCTACAAGCAGTCCGGCATCGGCCGCGAGACGCACAAGATGATGCTCGACCACTACCAGCAGACCAAGAACCTGCTGGTCAGCTATAGCGACAAGCCGGCCGGCCTGTTCTGA